The following are encoded in a window of Pseudalgibacter alginicilyticus genomic DNA:
- a CDS encoding hybrid sensor histidine kinase/response regulator transcription factor, with the protein MRFKKYIALVLLFLIIDSTFGQEQLTDYKKLKFKHLSLTDGLSQSSVLCILQDTKGFLWFGTRDGLNKYDGHDFKTYRHNSEDIHSISNSFIKSLLEDEDGNLWVGTRNGLNKYVPDEDRFERFKLANNDYGISNHEIWSIAQSEKGYLWLGTNYGFEKFNISNGQTTHFLENKNEHNSISANQIRFLFVSKNRNIWICNVSNIDVYNPQTNSFIHYDYPEGDSKEKSLNYVPVLYEDFDSNLWLGYKNGLFLFNKHLGVFERYKMPPHTVHDITEEVRSIHQDHLGNLWVGTYAGLYVLNKDKKSISHFYHDENEPNSLSQNSIYKIFEDSKGDIWIGTYAGGINYYDRSFDVFKHFSAGSNNSKLNYKVISSIIEDSEQNLWIGTEGGGINFYDKKTGTFSYYMHDGGNPNSLSTDNVKSMIRTQNGNFWIGTHDGGLNFLNPENRPFKFKKYRNIPDDSTSLSNNRVIALFEDYQKNIWIGTSGGGVNVLNVKTESITRIKDPLNSIGNLVYSISKTSDKNVLLVGGSKGLAKINIKTKKITSINYKEKLDAYSTNAILCVSEDSNGNLWIATEGDGLYYYHQDTEESIKYGMQEGLPNEVIYSILPADSNTLWLSTNHGLSRLDLNTRQFKNFDVSDGLISDEFNYGAFIKLSNGDLMFGGTNGIDFYNPKNIQENSFIPPVSVTSILVNNKPFLPKNNLNKEMTLKHNQNVFSFNFVALSYSQPKKNQYAYKLEGFDANWNYIGNKKSATYTNLDAGEYLFKVKASNNDGLWNEKGAHVKVNILPAPWKTWWAYLIYSIILLSIVLVIRKQTLIRIHEKNELKQERLEKERMEEINQMKLRLFTNISHDFRTPLTLIIGPLERMLKQKTGNEFVQRQHEIMHRNASALLQLINQLLDFRKSESGKLKLHASKNNIVPFIEDIKQSFDELARVRQINYTFYASEDTIEVWFDKINLKKIAFNLLSNAFKFTPDGGEISINLSTITKKRKLLPNTEFLKLVIKDSGRGIPEKSIKAVFDRYYQLDEDENTRTGTGIGLALCKNLVKLHYGKIKAKSQEGKGTSFILTLPLGKQHLKANEIVSQSNDVKIDDSFYSEQSNFLVKESLLEDLGSDDATINESQPTLLLVEDNAEVRLFIKDIFKNNNNILEAENGEKALEIAKENNIDLIISDVMMPIMDGTTLCEHIKTNILTSHIPVILLTAKTSEDAQVQGYTLGADAYITKPFDANILEIRVTNLLTSRKNLIDKFRKDIILQPKELTVTSADELFLQKAIDLVEANLSNSEFSINDFIEQMGMSRSVLYRKLKALTGQSLTEFIRTIKLKRAGQLIVQSQLNISEIAYDLGFNDLKHFRKSFQNLFNELPSEYRQNHSGDFKNEGA; encoded by the coding sequence ATGAGATTCAAAAAATACATAGCTTTAGTGCTTTTATTTTTAATAATAGATTCCACTTTCGGACAAGAACAATTAACAGATTATAAGAAATTAAAATTTAAACACCTGTCGCTTACAGATGGATTGTCACAAAGTTCTGTATTATGCATTTTACAAGATACTAAAGGTTTTTTGTGGTTTGGCACTCGAGATGGGTTGAATAAATATGATGGACATGATTTTAAAACCTATAGACACAATTCTGAAGATATTCATAGTATAAGTAATAGTTTTATAAAATCTTTGTTAGAAGATGAAGATGGTAATTTGTGGGTAGGAACAAGGAATGGGTTGAACAAATATGTGCCAGATGAAGATAGGTTTGAAAGGTTTAAACTAGCAAATAATGACTATGGTATATCGAATCATGAAATATGGAGTATAGCCCAATCTGAAAAGGGGTATTTATGGTTAGGTACCAATTACGGTTTTGAAAAGTTTAATATTTCAAATGGACAAACTACTCATTTTCTTGAAAATAAAAATGAACATAATAGTATATCTGCGAATCAAATTCGATTTTTATTTGTATCAAAAAATAGGAATATATGGATTTGTAATGTTAGTAATATAGATGTATACAATCCTCAAACGAATAGTTTTATACATTATGATTATCCCGAAGGAGATTCAAAAGAAAAGAGTTTAAATTATGTGCCTGTATTATATGAAGATTTTGATAGTAATTTATGGTTAGGCTATAAAAACGGATTGTTTCTTTTTAACAAACACTTAGGTGTTTTTGAGCGTTATAAGATGCCACCCCACACTGTTCATGATATTACAGAAGAAGTGAGGAGTATCCATCAAGATCATTTAGGTAATTTATGGGTAGGGACTTATGCTGGTTTGTATGTTTTAAATAAAGATAAAAAATCAATCTCTCACTTTTATCATGATGAAAATGAACCAAACAGTTTAAGTCAGAATTCTATATATAAAATATTTGAAGATAGTAAAGGAGATATTTGGATTGGTACATATGCAGGGGGTATAAATTATTACGACAGAAGTTTTGATGTATTTAAACATTTTTCTGCAGGGAGTAATAATTCAAAACTTAATTATAAAGTTATCAGTTCTATAATAGAAGATTCAGAACAAAATTTATGGATAGGTACAGAGGGCGGTGGTATTAATTTTTATGATAAAAAAACGGGTACTTTCTCCTATTATATGCATGATGGAGGTAACCCTAATAGTCTTAGTACAGATAATGTAAAATCAATGATTAGGACTCAAAATGGTAACTTTTGGATAGGAACCCATGATGGAGGACTTAATTTTCTAAACCCAGAAAACCGCCCATTTAAATTTAAAAAATATAGAAACATACCCGATGATTCTACAAGTTTAAGTAATAATCGGGTTATTGCCTTATTTGAAGATTATCAAAAAAATATTTGGATTGGTACTTCAGGGGGAGGAGTTAATGTTTTAAATGTTAAAACAGAGTCTATCACTAGAATTAAAGACCCTTTAAATAGCATTGGTAATTTGGTTTATAGCATTTCAAAAACTTCTGATAAAAATGTTTTATTGGTGGGAGGAAGTAAAGGGCTTGCAAAAATTAACATTAAAACAAAAAAAATTACTTCCATTAATTATAAGGAAAAGTTAGATGCCTATAGCACCAATGCCATACTTTGTGTTTCTGAAGATTCAAATGGAAATTTATGGATAGCAACAGAAGGTGATGGGTTGTATTATTACCATCAAGATACCGAAGAGAGTATAAAATATGGTATGCAAGAAGGCTTGCCAAATGAGGTTATATATAGTATTTTGCCTGCAGATTCTAACACGCTTTGGTTGAGTACAAATCATGGCTTGAGTAGGTTGGATTTAAATACGCGTCAATTTAAAAACTTTGATGTATCTGATGGTTTAATAAGTGATGAGTTTAACTACGGAGCGTTTATAAAATTAAGTAATGGTGATTTGATGTTTGGAGGCACCAATGGTATTGATTTTTACAATCCAAAAAACATTCAAGAAAATAGTTTTATTCCTCCAGTTTCTGTTACTTCAATTTTAGTAAACAATAAGCCCTTTTTACCCAAAAATAATCTTAATAAAGAAATGACCCTTAAACACAATCAGAATGTGTTTAGTTTTAATTTTGTAGCTTTAAGTTATTCTCAACCTAAAAAAAATCAGTATGCCTATAAATTAGAAGGCTTTGATGCTAATTGGAATTATATAGGGAATAAAAAATCTGCCACCTATACAAATTTAGATGCAGGAGAATACCTTTTTAAGGTAAAAGCATCTAACAATGATGGTTTGTGGAATGAAAAAGGTGCTCATGTAAAAGTTAATATTTTACCAGCACCATGGAAGACGTGGTGGGCTTACCTTATATACTCCATCATTTTACTATCTATAGTGTTAGTGATAAGAAAACAAACCTTGATACGAATTCATGAAAAGAATGAATTGAAACAAGAACGTTTGGAAAAAGAAAGAATGGAGGAAATAAACCAAATGAAATTAAGGTTGTTTACTAATATTTCCCATGATTTTAGAACACCATTGACTTTAATTATTGGTCCGTTAGAACGCATGCTTAAACAAAAAACAGGAAATGAATTTGTACAGAGACAGCATGAAATTATGCATCGCAATGCTAGTGCTCTTTTACAATTGATTAACCAATTGCTTGATTTTAGAAAAAGCGAATCAGGAAAATTAAAACTTCATGCGTCCAAAAATAATATTGTGCCGTTTATAGAGGATATTAAGCAATCATTTGATGAATTAGCAAGAGTCAGACAAATTAATTATACATTTTATGCTTCAGAAGACACTATAGAGGTTTGGTTTGATAAAATCAATCTTAAAAAAATAGCTTTTAATTTATTATCCAATGCATTTAAGTTTACTCCAGATGGAGGTGAAATTTCTATAAATTTATCTACTATCACTAAAAAAAGAAAATTATTACCCAATACAGAATTTCTGAAACTGGTTATAAAAGATAGCGGAAGGGGCATACCAGAAAAAAGTATTAAAGCCGTTTTTGATAGGTATTATCAATTGGATGAAGATGAGAACACACGAACAGGAACAGGAATTGGTTTGGCTTTATGTAAAAATTTGGTAAAACTACACTATGGAAAAATTAAAGCTAAAAGCCAAGAAGGCAAAGGCACTTCCTTTATTCTTACTCTTCCTTTAGGAAAACAACACCTAAAAGCCAATGAAATAGTTTCACAATCTAACGATGTAAAAATTGATGATTCGTTTTACTCTGAACAATCCAATTTTTTAGTAAAAGAATCTTTATTAGAAGATTTGGGTTCAGATGATGCTACTATTAATGAATCGCAACCTACACTTTTATTGGTGGAAGATAATGCAGAAGTGAGGTTGTTTATTAAAGATATTTTTAAAAATAACAACAACATATTAGAAGCTGAAAATGGAGAAAAAGCATTGGAAATAGCTAAAGAAAATAATATAGATTTAATTATAAGTGATGTAATGATGCCCATTATGGATGGTACTACCTTATGTGAACATATTAAAACAAACATTTTAACAAGCCATATTCCAGTTATATTGTTAACGGCAAAAACTTCAGAAGATGCCCAAGTACAAGGATACACTTTAGGAGCAGATGCATACATTACAAAACCATTTGATGCTAATATTTTAGAAATACGGGTTACTAATTTATTAACATCTAGAAAAAACTTGATTGATAAATTTAGAAAAGACATTATACTGCAACCTAAAGAACTAACAGTGACTTCTGCAGATGAGTTGTTTTTACAAAAAGCAATAGACTTAGTGGAAGCTAACCTGTCAAATTCAGAATTCTCAATCAATGATTTTATAGAACAAATGGGTATGAGTCGTTCTGTATTGTATAGAAAGTTAAAAGCACTAACAGGACAATCGCTTACTGAATTTATAAGAACAATTAAATTGAAACGAGCAGGGCAACTTATTGTTCAGTCTCAATTAAATATCTCAGAAATTGCATATGATTTAGGATTTAATGATTTGAAGCATTTTAGAAAATCCTTTCAAAATTTATTTAATGAATTACCTTCTGAGTACCGTCAAAATCACAGTGGAGATTTTAAGAATGAAGGTGCTTAA
- a CDS encoding GDSL-type esterase/lipase family protein: protein MIKNIKSTNRIVCLKNLIIITLLFVLGFVLIREKYVSRIFDRLTREKYIHTYDKNINFKRELELYENYKKKGKVVMLGNSITYQCRWNELLQRHDIINQGIGADVTDGFLQRMKYVYKTEPKVCFIMGGINDLFGNISSIKINYNIEKIIDTLQSKNIEPIIYSILFVSKKYEENHPTLNMRVKETNKLLKQTCLNKGIDYIDLNKFMGNDDYLREEYSYDGLHINGKGYKKWGEIILPIIKKKVDKDTI from the coding sequence ATGATAAAGAATATAAAATCAACAAACAGGATAGTATGTCTAAAGAATTTAATAATTATAACATTATTATTCGTCTTAGGTTTTGTATTAATTAGGGAAAAATATGTAAGTAGGATATTTGACCGATTAACCAGAGAGAAATACATACATACTTATGACAAAAATATAAATTTTAAACGTGAATTAGAATTATACGAGAACTATAAGAAAAAAGGTAAAGTTGTTATGTTAGGAAACTCAATAACATATCAATGCAGATGGAATGAATTGTTACAAAGACATGATATAATAAATCAAGGCATTGGTGCAGATGTAACAGACGGATTTTTACAAAGAATGAAGTATGTTTATAAAACGGAACCTAAAGTATGCTTCATAATGGGAGGAATAAATGACCTTTTCGGTAATATTAGTAGTATAAAAATTAACTATAACATTGAAAAAATTATAGATACACTACAATCAAAAAATATTGAACCCATTATTTACTCAATATTATTTGTATCAAAAAAATATGAAGAAAATCATCCTACACTCAACATGAGAGTTAAAGAAACGAATAAGTTATTAAAGCAAACTTGCTTAAATAAAGGGATTGACTATATTGATTTAAATAAGTTCATGGGAAATGATGATTATTTAAGAGAAGAGTATTCGTATGATGGCCTACATATTAACGGGAAAGGTTATAAAAAATGGGGCGAAATAATTCTTCCTATAATTAAAAAAAAAGTGGACAAGGATACTATTTAA
- a CDS encoding PD-(D/E)XK nuclease domain-containing protein codes for MKDIELIKVYEESYKIQFDDLFKSLDKIYINAVDKQYAIKCQLGIINFVGGFMVNSELDKKIIKLFDHTMKLGGNISDVINTIPNTVNFHKQEKELKTKDNNNDVTIVWKKILGIPYKIERINAVIQGTISSNFEHLKEKSEIAEHLGKQRAVVDLLEQIKVKFIGNGGLMELDEKNGENILPVKFQTLNNLKECIIRNDLADFFKTLQSVFASLSYDMKITEGYFHSHIHFLLTLLDFDIHSEVETNRGRIDSVIETENYIHIIEFKQNDSEIALEQILEKEYYQKYLTKNKILILVGVAVDKSQRNIIDWKMKSYG; via the coding sequence ATGAAAGACATTGAATTGATCAAAGTTTATGAAGAATCTTATAAAATACAGTTTGATGATTTATTTAAGTCTTTGGATAAAATATACATAAATGCAGTTGACAAACAATACGCTATAAAATGCCAATTAGGAATAATTAACTTTGTCGGTGGGTTTATGGTCAATAGCGAGTTGGATAAAAAAATCATCAAATTATTTGACCATACAATGAAACTTGGAGGAAATATAAGTGACGTAATAAATACCATTCCAAACACAGTAAATTTTCACAAACAGGAAAAAGAATTAAAAACCAAAGACAATAATAATGACGTAACAATTGTATGGAAAAAAATTCTTGGAATACCATACAAAATCGAACGAATAAATGCTGTTATTCAAGGGACTATAAGTTCAAATTTTGAACATCTTAAAGAGAAAAGTGAGATTGCAGAACATCTTGGAAAACAAAGAGCTGTAGTTGATCTTCTTGAGCAAATAAAAGTAAAATTCATTGGTAATGGTGGACTAATGGAACTTGACGAAAAAAATGGAGAAAATATTCTGCCTGTAAAATTTCAAACTTTAAATAATTTAAAAGAGTGCATAATTAGAAATGACTTAGCTGATTTTTTTAAAACTTTACAAAGTGTATTCGCTTCTCTTTCATACGATATGAAAATAACCGAAGGATATTTTCATAGCCATATTCATTTTTTATTGACTTTACTTGATTTTGATATTCATTCTGAGGTCGAAACTAACAGAGGCAGAATTGATTCTGTTATTGAAACTGAAAATTACATTCATATTATAGAGTTCAAACAAAATGATTCGGAAATAGCTTTAGAACAAATATTGGAAAAAGAATATTATCAAAAATATTTAACGAAAAATAAAATCTTAATTTTAGTAGGAGTTGCAGTAGACAAAAGTCAACGTAATATCATCGATTGGAAAATGAAATCGTACGGATAA
- a CDS encoding SMEK domain-containing protein: protein MINSSIEDDLLRYIDKIYNEGLFNKNNERVNAEDIFCRLFKLIYNWSDLKNLNYSEPNSAGIDIYSEQKGIAIQITTIQSSELDKIEKTVEKILRHHATKKIKGVICFFVKDKRAIKNLNEESLSKKFGKKIKIRTSLDLIGDINRFSTPAKRKRIEEIVKQELSPEFNGLSNLNSFKPFDKVITSTEYITPENAIYFSEFEKNKIKEIALLFNKNKTKEYSILGNPCSGKSTFTKAIVRNLIPYYKTYTLDLSNPDLNHSRRDLMMELNQLSFYHSIVILENVHDNVNLFKELRQKIVLFEWIKGIYISRYYNSFREEDKNSILNVFKDIYQFRYNPDFEFEQKVSGIIDNRIRHLKKEYPDFTWYKGDFKTILKNTDSNLLKLNIALETWISSNKKGKNLKLDQVNNDNIYSYFFDAHKLNEFNTELLFLYSYLFSHDISFLRVKGKNEEFTKLKEKGIILNYTTSDYYYFPHKDYASLIHLTLTKEKDLETTYLIELLINYLDKHKTESELNITEIVIKLYASAQFEIVKALLNEAKVLELISIKFDSNIRNYEVFELQKIFFHSFDILNNKNQSAYYNLFIKYYSKSKLELYLSKDYSVYSNLLQIANQLNKELGGIIKTLRPNEQANTNSITELTMRISKKKATPETVNRILNSFHFPEWLSMIEKLPTLSRITNSLSELNTSPLSKKLLLGIIRNLNIQKLVKKGNSLKTVQIGKSIRELEKIDIALGTNIAKKLLDQLSLNINTSNTNLSDFSKSLSDLSSIAPDLVNLELKKSFGNGTFHKLLEKEQSLSNISARLLELNTTIDSEKEIFHEIINQFFISTSFKKLLNSEQNINSLLIFYELVKKNEIGITQISQNDILYITKEQILKIDFDITILSNPKVLNIQELKEKVKNEISAELLNKVIYGSKFTVIESLFLVLTRVDKEKTVNALNMSDLNIFCNSMCHNELNISQSTEVLNKTKNKTFVNDNLNSNLFCSNLLDKYLTIQRADQYQYGRLNFGDYLKAFDYSLKIDFKIAIKHFENDFLKKLKISNNKNLTISSLFQSLRRIEQLTDSKYNKEIRAFLKLYKAKFLTGIKNENLAKTTSGLVELSKCDLKDFADELLYDSKNVVLNKIRQLNGDKILNAKIFPDIEKIAIGKAKILLTEIKTSR from the coding sequence ATGATAAACAGCTCAATCGAAGACGACCTACTTAGATATATTGATAAAATATACAACGAAGGTTTATTTAATAAGAATAACGAAAGAGTTAATGCAGAAGATATCTTTTGTCGTTTATTTAAGTTAATTTACAATTGGAGTGATTTAAAAAATCTTAATTATTCAGAACCAAATTCTGCAGGAATTGATATATATTCAGAACAAAAAGGAATTGCAATACAAATCACAACAATACAGAGTAGCGAACTAGATAAAATAGAAAAAACAGTAGAAAAAATTTTAAGACACCACGCAACTAAGAAGATAAAAGGTGTTATCTGTTTTTTTGTAAAAGATAAAAGAGCAATTAAAAATTTAAACGAGGAATCTTTATCCAAAAAATTTGGGAAAAAAATTAAAATACGAACTTCACTTGATTTAATAGGAGATATTAATAGATTTAGTACTCCAGCTAAAAGAAAAAGAATTGAAGAAATTGTCAAACAAGAACTATCTCCAGAATTTAATGGATTAAGTAATCTTAACTCATTTAAACCATTTGACAAAGTAATAACATCTACGGAATATATTACTCCAGAAAATGCCATTTACTTCTCTGAATTTGAGAAAAATAAAATTAAAGAGATTGCCTTACTTTTCAATAAAAACAAGACTAAAGAATATTCTATACTCGGGAATCCTTGTAGCGGAAAATCAACCTTTACAAAAGCAATTGTTAGAAACTTAATCCCTTATTACAAGACCTATACTTTAGACCTATCAAATCCGGATTTAAATCACTCAAGAAGAGATTTAATGATGGAGCTAAATCAACTTTCGTTTTATCATTCAATTGTAATACTTGAAAATGTACACGATAACGTAAACTTATTTAAAGAGCTACGTCAAAAAATCGTGCTTTTTGAATGGATAAAAGGAATCTATATCTCGAGATATTACAACTCTTTTAGAGAAGAAGACAAAAACTCAATTCTAAATGTTTTCAAAGATATATATCAATTTAGGTATAATCCGGATTTTGAATTTGAACAAAAGGTTTCAGGCATTATCGACAATAGAATTCGCCATTTAAAAAAAGAATATCCTGATTTTACTTGGTACAAAGGAGATTTTAAAACCATCTTAAAAAATACAGATAGCAATCTATTAAAATTAAATATTGCACTTGAAACCTGGATTTCATCAAACAAAAAAGGTAAAAACCTTAAACTTGACCAAGTTAACAATGACAATATTTATTCCTACTTTTTTGATGCTCATAAGCTAAACGAATTCAATACTGAACTTCTATTTCTGTATTCTTATTTGTTCAGTCACGACATTTCATTTTTAAGAGTCAAAGGAAAAAACGAAGAGTTTACAAAACTTAAAGAAAAAGGAATTATTTTAAACTACACTACCAGTGATTATTACTATTTCCCTCATAAGGATTATGCAAGTTTAATCCATCTAACTTTAACTAAAGAAAAAGATTTAGAAACAACATATTTGATAGAATTGCTCATTAATTATCTTGACAAACACAAAACTGAATCAGAATTAAATATCACCGAAATAGTAATTAAATTATATGCGTCAGCTCAATTTGAAATTGTAAAAGCACTATTAAATGAAGCAAAAGTTCTTGAGCTTATTTCAATTAAATTCGATAGTAATATTAGAAATTATGAAGTATTTGAATTGCAAAAAATATTCTTCCACTCATTTGATATTTTGAACAACAAAAATCAATCGGCTTATTACAATCTTTTTATAAAATATTACTCTAAAAGCAAACTTGAACTTTACTTATCAAAAGATTATTCTGTTTATAGCAATTTGCTTCAAATTGCTAATCAATTAAACAAAGAGTTAGGAGGCATTATTAAAACTCTTCGACCAAACGAACAGGCAAATACTAATTCCATTACGGAATTAACAATGCGAATTAGCAAAAAAAAAGCAACTCCAGAAACCGTAAATAGAATTCTAAATTCTTTTCATTTTCCCGAATGGCTATCTATGATAGAAAAATTGCCTACTCTTTCAAGAATCACAAATTCATTATCTGAATTAAATACTTCGCCTTTATCAAAAAAATTATTACTTGGAATTATTAGAAATTTAAATATTCAAAAACTTGTCAAAAAAGGGAATAGTTTAAAAACTGTTCAAATTGGCAAATCAATCAGAGAGTTAGAAAAAATTGATATTGCACTGGGTACAAACATTGCGAAAAAACTCCTTGACCAACTATCATTGAATATTAATACATCTAATACAAATCTATCAGATTTTTCAAAAAGCTTATCTGATTTATCTTCCATTGCACCAGATTTAGTGAATTTAGAATTGAAAAAGAGTTTTGGTAATGGAACATTTCACAAATTACTTGAGAAAGAACAAAGCCTAAGTAATATTTCAGCTCGACTATTAGAACTAAACACTACAATTGACAGTGAAAAAGAGATTTTTCATGAAATAATAAATCAGTTTTTTATTTCTACCAGTTTCAAAAAACTATTAAATAGTGAACAGAACATAAATAGTTTGTTAATATTCTATGAATTAGTAAAAAAGAACGAAATAGGAATTACCCAAATTAGTCAAAATGACATTTTATATATAACTAAAGAACAAATATTAAAGATTGATTTTGACATAACAATTTTATCAAATCCTAAAGTATTAAACATTCAAGAATTAAAGGAGAAAGTAAAAAATGAAATATCAGCTGAATTATTAAATAAGGTTATATACGGTTCCAAGTTTACTGTTATTGAATCTTTATTCCTTGTTTTGACAAGGGTTGACAAAGAAAAAACAGTAAACGCATTGAATATGTCAGATTTAAATATCTTTTGTAATTCAATGTGCCACAATGAACTTAATATTAGTCAATCAACCGAAGTTCTTAATAAGACAAAGAATAAAACATTTGTAAATGACAACTTGAATTCAAATCTATTTTGCAGTAATCTTTTAGATAAATACTTAACAATACAACGAGCAGACCAATATCAATACGGAAGATTGAATTTTGGAGATTACTTAAAGGCTTTTGACTATTCTCTAAAAATTGATTTCAAAATAGCAATAAAGCATTTTGAAAATGATTTTCTTAAAAAGCTAAAAATATCGAATAACAAAAATCTAACTATTTCATCTTTGTTCCAATCATTGAGAAGAATAGAACAATTAACAGATAGTAAATACAATAAAGAAATCCGAGCATTTCTTAAACTATACAAAGCAAAATTCTTAACTGGAATTAAAAACGAGAATTTAGCAAAAACTACATCTGGACTTGTTGAATTAAGTAAATGTGATTTAAAAGATTTCGCAGACGAGTTACTTTATGATTCAAAGAATGTTGTTTTAAATAAGATTAGGCAGTTGAATGGAGATAAAATTCTAAATGCAAAAATATTTCCTGATATTGAAAAGATAGCGATTGGAAAAGCAAAAATTCTACTGACGGAAATAAAAACCAGCAGGTAG